A window of the Brassica napus cultivar Da-Ae chromosome C5, Da-Ae, whole genome shotgun sequence genome harbors these coding sequences:
- the LOC106396137 gene encoding factor of DNA methylation 1 translates to MAVSSDEESEISESEIDDYSETPYLLLQNGKYKVKVNGTLRCPFCSNKKKQDYKYKELMAHASGVSKGSASRSAKQKANHLALARYLQNELAGDAEPLPRPPPVPPQLNESEAKPGEVYVWPWMGIIISPLNETDDKEALLDPACWLKELSRFKPVEVHAFWVEQGLTVGVVAKFNSDWSGFASATELEKEFESIGCSKKEWMEKRGGDSVSKKAYGWCARAEDYHSEGPIGEYLSKEGKLRTVSDISQEKAQDRNSVLEQLSDIIAMTNEDLNKVQYSYNKTAMSLKRVLDEKKTLHEAYANETKKMQQMSILSIQKILNDKERLSNELEKKMQKLSEWSKALDKKEALTELERQKLDEEKKKNDAMNISLQLASHEQKKADESVLRLVEEHKRQKEEALSKILQLETQLDTKQTLEMEIQELKGKLQVMKHLGDDDDEAVKQKMKEMNDELEDKKSELEGLEQMNSALMTKERQSNDEIQAARKKLIAGLTGLLGAETDIGVKRMGELDEKPFLNVCKKRFSEDEATVEAATLCSTWQENLKDSSWQPFKREGTGDKAKEVVDEDDEQLKKLKGEWGEEVHNAVKTALEEMNEYNASGRYTTSELWNFKVGRKATLKEVINFISNDIKTVKRKRT, encoded by the exons ATGGCTGTTTCATCTGATGAAGAGTCCGAGATCAGCGAGTCAGAGATCGACGACTACTCCGAAACGCCTTACCTGCTCCTCCAGAACGGGAAGTACAAGGTTAAAGTGAACGGGACGCTGAGATGCCCCTTTTGCTCAAACAAGAAAAAGCAAGACTACAAATACAAGGAGCTGATGGCGCATGCCTCCGGAGTCTCCAAAGGATCCGCCAGCAGAAGCGCTAAGCAGAAGGCTAACCATCTCGCATTGGCAAGGTACTTACAGAACGAGCTCGCCGGTGATGCTGAGCCGCTTCCACGACCTCCTCCTGTTCCTCCTCAGTTGAACGAGTCAGAAGCCAAACCGGGTGAGGTTTACGTCTGGCCGTGGATGGGGATTATCATTAGCCCTTTGAACGAGACTGATGACAAGGAGGCTCTTCTTGATCCTGCTTGTTGGTTGAAGGAGCTTTCTAGGTTCAAGCCTGTTGAGGTGCACGCCTTTTGGGTCGAGCAAGGTTTGACCGTTGGGGTTGTTGCTAAGTTCAACAGCGACTGGAGCGGGTTTGCTAGCGCGACGGAGCTTGAGAAGGAGTTTGAGAGTATAGGCTGCAGCAAAAAGGAGTGGATGGAGAAGAGAGGAGGAGATTCAGTGTCCAAAAAAGCCTATGGTTGGTGTGCACGTGCAGAGGACTATCACTCCGAAGGGCCCATTGGTGAATACCTCTCCAAGGAGGGGAAGCTGAGAACGGTTTCAGATATCTCTCAAGAAAAGGCGCAGGATAGGAACAGCGTTCTTGAACAGCTTTCGGATATCATTGCTATGACGAATGAAGATCTCAACAAGGTTCAGTACAGTTACAACAAGACGGCGATGTCACTGAAGAGGGTCCTTGACGAAAAGAAAACCTTGCACGAGGCTTATGCTAATG AAACGAAGAAGATGCAGCAGATGTCGATTCTCAGCATCCAGAAGATCCTTAACGATAAAGAGAGGCTAAGCAATGAGCTCGAGAAGAAGATGCAGAAACTTTCGGAGTGGTCCAAGGCGTTGGACAAAAAGGAAGCACTAACTGAACTGGAGAGGCAAAAGCTtgatgaagagaagaaaaag AATGATGCTATGAACATTTCCCTCCAGTTAGCGTCCCATGAGCAGAAAAAGGCTGACGAGAGCGTTTTGAGACTTGTGGAAGAGCATAAG AGGCAAAAGGAAGAGGCTTTGAGCAAGATCCTTCAGCTTGAGACGCAGCTAGACACCAAACAGACACTGGAAATGGAGATTCAAGAGCTGAAAGGCAAACTACAAGTGATGAAACATTTGGGGGATGATGATGACGAGGCGGTCAAGCAGAAAATGAAGGAGATGAATGATGAGCTGGAGGATAAGAAGTCTGAGTTAGAAGGACTAGAGCAGATGAACTCAGCACTGATGACAAAAGAACGTCAAAGCAATGATGAGATACAAGCAGCACGGAAAAAACTAATTGCG GGTTTGACAGGATTGTTGGGTGCCGAAACTGATATCGGGGTCAAGAGGATGGGAGAACTTGATGAGAAGCCGTTCCTGAATGTTTGCAAGAAGAGATTTTCGGAGGATGAAGCTACGGTTGAAGCTGCCACCCTTTGCTCTACATGGCAAGAGAACCTCAAGGATTCGTCATGGCAACCGTTCAAACGTGAAGGAACCGGGGACAAAGCAAAG GAAGTGGTGGACGAAGATGATGAGCAGCTTAAGAAGCTTAAAGGAGAGTGGGGAGAAGAGGTGCATAACGCTGTTAAAACAGCTCTCGAGGAGATGAATGAGTATAATGCCAGTGGTCGATACACCACCTCAGAACTTTGGAATTTCAAAGTAGGAAGGAAAGCAACTTTAAAGGAAGTGATTAATTTCATCTCCAACGACATCAAAACTGTGAAACGCAAAAGAACCTGA
- the LOC106396138 gene encoding uncharacterized protein LOC106396138, protein MFLLCTVSVSLILLLSCIHQKLKKEFNFKDFVIISSRAQEAKKMETTLFNDGGEDPWLAPDKFYHVIFCFTISLLFSTLASLSRYSFLRRHSIWIGSAFSLAAGAAKEAADQFGIFPSAGASARDAVADSVGVVIAALLLFLWKSRRSRPDPGQSRPILPI, encoded by the exons ATGTTTTTACTATGTACTGTCAGTGTTTCATTGATCTTGTTGTTAAGTTGCATTCATCAAAAGTTAAAGAAAGAGTTCAACTTCAAAGACTTTGTTATAATCTCAAGTAGGGCTCAAG AGGCAAAAAAGATGGAGACGACGCTGTTTAATGACGGTGGAGAAGACCCTTGGCTTGCTCCAGACAAATTCTACCATGTAATATTCTGCTTCAccatctctctcctcttctcaaCTCTCGCTTCTCTCTCCCGCTACTCCTTCCTACGGCGTCACTCCATCTGGATCGGATCTGCGTTCTCACTCGCCGCCGGTGCGGCTAAAGAAGCTGCCGATCAGTTCGGTATCTTCCCTTCCGCAGGTGCCTCCGCGAGAGACGCCGTCGCGGACTCCGTTGGAGTGGTCATCGCTGCTTTGCTTCTCTTCCTTTGGAAATCTCGAAGATCACGTCCGGATCCGGGTCAATCCCGACCCATCCTGCCCATTTGA